The following are encoded in a window of Amycolatopsis lexingtonensis genomic DNA:
- a CDS encoding DciA family protein: MTVRPDRWRKTPESGTKPPAGTERDGGAGPNEAPPTGRDLAHAALEAAKAKAKERGTSPGYRRRTVGGGSGQNPRRRRWSGPGADPRDPQPLGRLVSRLVTDRGWNESVTTARVFAQWGRLVGEDVAEHAQPVALKDGELTVRASSTAWATQLRLLQGKLLHKIAAGVGNGVVKRMRIQGPTAPSWRKGPRHVPGRGPRDTYG, translated from the coding sequence GTGACCGTACGGCCAGATAGGTGGCGTAAAACGCCCGAAAGCGGCACCAAGCCGCCGGCTGGCACTGAGCGTGACGGCGGTGCTGGGCCGAACGAGGCACCCCCGACCGGACGCGACCTCGCCCACGCCGCGCTCGAAGCGGCCAAGGCGAAGGCCAAGGAGCGGGGCACCTCACCGGGCTACCGGCGGCGCACCGTCGGTGGCGGTAGCGGGCAGAACCCCCGGCGTCGCCGCTGGTCAGGGCCGGGAGCGGACCCGCGCGACCCGCAGCCGCTCGGCCGGCTCGTCTCCCGGCTGGTCACCGACCGGGGCTGGAACGAGAGTGTCACGACCGCCCGCGTCTTCGCCCAGTGGGGGCGCCTGGTCGGCGAAGACGTCGCCGAACACGCCCAGCCGGTCGCGCTGAAGGACGGCGAACTCACCGTGCGCGCGAGCTCCACGGCGTGGGCCACCCAGCTCCGGCTGCTGCAGGGAAAACTGCTGCACAAGATCGCCGCGGGCGTCGGCAACGGCGTCGTCAAGCGGATGCGGATCCAGGGTCCGACCGCCCCGAGCTGGCGGAAAGGGCCCCGGCACGTGCCGGGGCGCGGCCCGCGTGACACGTACGGCTGA